One window of Mesorhizobium loti R88b genomic DNA carries:
- the msrB gene encoding peptide-methionine (R)-S-oxide reductase MsrB, translating into MDTHTYPVTRTDAEWRARLTPEQYAVMRNHGTERPGSCALLYEKRAGTFSCAGCDQPLFESKLKFESGTGWPSFNDPVPGSVENTVDRSYGMVRTECHCARCGSHLGHVFEDGPPPTGLRYCINGVALKFEPAA; encoded by the coding sequence ATGGACACCCACACCTACCCCGTAACCCGCACCGACGCCGAATGGCGCGCCCGGCTGACGCCGGAGCAATATGCGGTCATGCGCAATCATGGCACCGAACGGCCGGGAAGCTGCGCCTTGCTCTACGAGAAGCGCGCCGGCACATTTTCCTGCGCTGGCTGCGACCAGCCGCTGTTTGAATCCAAGCTGAAGTTCGAGAGCGGCACCGGCTGGCCGAGCTTCAATGACCCGGTGCCCGGTTCGGTCGAGAACACCGTCGACCGCAGCTATGGCATGGTCCGTACCGAATGCCATTGTGCCCGCTGCGGCAGCCATCTCGGCCATGTCTTCGAGGACGGCCCGCCGCCGACCGGCCTGCGCTACTGCATCAACGGCGTGGCGCTGAAATTCGAGCCGGCGGCCTGA
- a CDS encoding GNAT family N-acetyltransferase: protein MTEIAVRPLAQSDHADWKRLWTDYLTFYETKLPEEVYAVTWKRLFTAGEFEPKGFIATLDGKAVGLTHYLYHRSGWSEKNNCYLQDLFADPDVRGKGIGAALIKAVKQEAEKIGVKNVYWMTHETNATARKLYDHVARRTGFIEYDLL from the coding sequence ATGACCGAGATTGCCGTCCGCCCGCTCGCACAGTCCGACCACGCGGACTGGAAGCGCCTGTGGACCGACTACCTCACTTTCTACGAGACCAAGCTTCCGGAAGAGGTCTACGCCGTCACCTGGAAGCGGCTGTTTACGGCGGGTGAGTTCGAGCCCAAGGGTTTCATCGCCACGCTCGACGGCAAGGCGGTCGGCCTCACCCACTACCTCTATCACCGCTCCGGCTGGTCGGAGAAAAACAACTGCTATCTGCAGGATCTGTTCGCCGACCCGGATGTGCGCGGCAAGGGCATTGGCGCAGCCCTGATCAAGGCAGTGAAACAGGAAGCGGAAAAAATCGGCGTCAAGAACGTCTACTGGATGACGCACGAGACCAACGCCACGGCCCGCAAGCTCTACGACCATGTCGCGCGCAGGACTGGCTTCATCGAGTATGATTTGCTGTAG
- a CDS encoding LysR family transcriptional regulator, whose translation MTTLDVDGVRTFVMVADLQSFTRAAAALGSTQATISVKLRRLEEKLGARLIERTPRRVSLSAKGAVFLPSARDFLAAHELAVAEFAEAPCRLALGFVDHVAGAELSVLIAQLHAHDPSLTLSLRIDTSTVLKEAFDRGELDAIIVHREGDSRPGKTLSRNHYGWFATPSFEWQRGTPLRLALLSTICSCPDRVRAVETLDKAGIAWEEAFVGGGGAAVNIAVSAGFAVSALAYRVVPPGLVEIGRKLGLPPLDPSEVVLHSHTLVPRAREVLHVLATAFREYNSAAV comes from the coding sequence ATGACCACCCTTGATGTCGACGGCGTACGCACCTTCGTGATGGTGGCCGATCTGCAGAGTTTCACCCGGGCAGCCGCAGCGCTGGGCAGCACCCAGGCCACGATTAGCGTCAAGCTGCGCCGGCTCGAGGAAAAGCTCGGAGCGCGGCTGATCGAGCGCACGCCGCGCCGCGTCAGCCTGTCGGCGAAGGGCGCCGTTTTCCTGCCCTCCGCACGCGATTTCCTGGCCGCGCATGAGCTCGCCGTGGCCGAGTTTGCCGAAGCACCTTGCCGGCTCGCGCTCGGCTTTGTCGACCATGTCGCCGGCGCGGAGCTTTCCGTTCTGATCGCCCAGCTCCACGCGCACGATCCATCGCTCACGCTCAGTCTGAGGATCGACACCAGCACCGTCCTGAAGGAAGCATTCGATCGCGGCGAACTCGATGCGATCATCGTGCACCGCGAGGGCGACAGCCGTCCGGGCAAAACCTTGTCGCGCAATCACTATGGCTGGTTCGCAACCCCTTCCTTCGAATGGCAGCGCGGAACGCCGCTGCGCCTCGCTCTCCTGAGCACCATATGCAGCTGTCCGGATCGTGTGCGGGCGGTCGAGACGCTGGACAAGGCCGGCATCGCCTGGGAGGAGGCGTTCGTGGGTGGCGGCGGCGCGGCCGTCAACATTGCGGTTTCGGCGGGCTTCGCCGTTTCGGCGCTAGCCTACCGCGTCGTTCCTCCCGGCCTGGTCGAGATTGGCCGCAAGCTTGGCCTGCCGCCGCTTGACCCGTCCGAAGTGGTCCTGCATTCGCACACACTGGTGCCGCGGGCGCGCGAGGTGCTGCATGTGCTGGCCACCGCATTTCGCGAGTACAATTCGGCCGCGGTTTAG
- a CDS encoding AAA family ATPase: MRFEGTADYVADKDLMVAVNAAIALERPLLVKGEPGTGKTELARQVASALGLDLIEWHVKSTTRAQQGLYEYDAVSRLRDSQLGDARFNDIKNYIKRGKLWEAFAAGRKVVLLIDEIDKADIEFPNDLLQELDRMEFFVYETGETIRAAVRPIVIITSNNEKELPDAFLRRCFFHYIRFPDVETLHKIVDVHYPGIKQNLVRAALTQFYEIRDVPGLKKKPSTSEALDWIRLLVADDIAPEDLRADPKNALPKLHGALLKNEQDVHLFERLAFMARRQG, translated from the coding sequence ATGCGTTTCGAAGGCACGGCGGACTACGTCGCCGACAAGGATCTGATGGTGGCCGTCAACGCGGCGATTGCGCTGGAGCGGCCCTTGCTGGTCAAGGGTGAGCCAGGCACCGGCAAGACCGAACTTGCCCGCCAGGTGGCATCAGCCCTTGGCCTCGACCTCATCGAATGGCACGTAAAGTCGACGACGCGGGCGCAACAGGGCCTTTACGAATATGACGCCGTCTCGCGGCTGCGCGACAGCCAGCTCGGCGATGCCAGGTTCAACGACATCAAGAACTACATCAAGCGCGGCAAGCTGTGGGAGGCGTTCGCGGCCGGCAGGAAGGTCGTGCTCCTCATTGACGAGATCGACAAGGCCGACATCGAGTTCCCCAACGACCTGCTGCAGGAACTCGATCGCATGGAGTTCTTCGTCTACGAGACCGGCGAGACCATCCGCGCTGCTGTCAGGCCGATCGTCATCATCACCTCCAACAACGAGAAGGAGCTGCCCGACGCCTTCCTGCGCCGCTGCTTCTTCCACTACATCCGCTTTCCCGATGTCGAGACACTGCACAAGATTGTCGACGTCCACTATCCCGGCATCAAGCAGAATCTGGTGCGGGCAGCACTCACCCAGTTCTACGAGATCCGCGACGTGCCGGGCTTGAAGAAGAAACCGTCGACCTCCGAAGCGCTCGACTGGATCCGCCTGCTGGTCGCCGACGACATCGCGCCCGAGGATTTGCGCGCCGATCCGAAGAACGCTCTGCCGAAGCTGCACGGCGCGCTGCTGAAGAACGAACAGGACGTACATCTGTTCGAGCGGCTGGCGTTCATGGCGCGGCGGCAGGGGTAG
- the pyc gene encoding pyruvate carboxylase: protein MAITKILVANRSEIAIRVFRAANELGLKTVAIWAEEDKYSLHRFKADESYQVGRGPHLTKDMGPIESYLSIEEVIRVARLSGADAIHPGYGLLSESPEFAEACAQAGITFIGPKPDTMRRLGNKVAARNLAIEVGVPVIPATDPLPDDMEAVKKLAKEIGYPVMLKASWGGGGRGMRAIRAEADLAREVMEGKREAKAAFGKDEVYLEKLIERARHVEVQVLGDTHGNAVHLFERDCSIQRRNQKVVERAPAPYLQMSQREELCGYALKLARETNYIGAGTVEFLQDADSGKFYFIEVNPRIQVEHTVTEQVTGIDIVKAQIHILDGFAIGTPESGVPAQSDIRLNGHALQCRITTEDPEHNFIPDYGRITAYRGATGFGIRLDGGTAYSGAVITRFYDPLLEKVTAWAPTPAETIARMNRALREFRIRGVATNLTFLEAIINHPSFADNSYTTRFIDTTPELFQQVKRQDRATKLINYLADVSVNGHPETRGRPTPKADAAAPVVPYLNGNVPGGSKQKLDVLGPEKFAAWMREQRQVLVTDTTMRDGHQSLLATRVRTHDIAGIAGTYARALPQLLSLECWGGATFDVAMRFLTEDPWERLSLVREAAPNLLLQMLLRGANGVGYTNYPDNVVQHFVKQAAAGGIDLFRVFDCLNWVENMRVAMDAVGAEGKLCEAAICYTGDILDPARAKYDLKYYVGLAGELQAAGAHIIAVKDMAGLLKPAAARVLFKALREATDLPIHFHTHDTSGLSAATVLAAVESGVDAIDAAMDAFSGNTSQPCLGSIVEALKGTERDPGLDPQWIRKISFYWEAVRNQYAAFESDLKGPASEVYLHEMPGGQFTNLKEQARSLGLETRWHEVAQTYHDVNLMFGDIVKVTPSSKVVGDMALMMVSQDLTVADVENPNKDIAFPDSVVSMLRGDLGQSPGGWPEALQKKALKGDKPITARPGSLLKPADLAASRKEIEEKLDRKLSEYEFASWLMYPKVFTDFAGAQETYGPVSVLPTPTYFYGMKSEDEIFVDIEKGKTLVVRCLAIGDVDDKGMVTVFFELNGQPRRVKVPDRAHGASAAKARRKAEPGNEAHVGAPMPGVVSALSVAAGQAVKAGDVLLSIEAMKMETALHAERDGTVAEVLVKAGDQIDAKDLLIAFG from the coding sequence GTGGCGATCTGGGCCGAGGAAGACAAATATTCGCTGCACCGATTCAAGGCCGACGAAAGCTACCAGGTCGGCCGCGGCCCGCATCTGACCAAGGACATGGGGCCGATCGAGAGTTATCTGTCGATCGAGGAAGTGATCCGCGTCGCCAGGCTTTCGGGTGCCGATGCCATCCACCCGGGCTACGGGCTTTTGTCCGAAAGCCCTGAATTCGCCGAAGCCTGCGCGCAAGCCGGAATCACCTTCATCGGCCCGAAGCCGGACACGATGCGCCGGCTCGGCAACAAGGTCGCGGCGCGCAACCTCGCCATCGAGGTCGGCGTGCCGGTGATTCCGGCCACTGATCCGTTGCCGGACGACATGGAGGCGGTCAAGAAACTGGCCAAGGAGATCGGCTATCCGGTGATGCTGAAGGCGTCGTGGGGCGGTGGTGGGCGCGGCATGCGCGCCATCCGCGCCGAGGCCGACCTTGCCCGCGAAGTGATGGAAGGCAAGCGCGAGGCGAAGGCCGCCTTCGGCAAGGACGAGGTCTATCTCGAAAAGCTGATCGAGCGTGCCCGCCATGTCGAGGTACAGGTGCTCGGCGACACGCATGGCAATGCCGTGCACCTGTTCGAGCGCGACTGCTCGATCCAGCGCCGCAACCAGAAGGTCGTCGAGCGGGCGCCGGCGCCATACCTGCAGATGTCGCAGCGCGAGGAGCTTTGCGGCTACGCGCTGAAGCTTGCTCGCGAAACCAATTATATCGGCGCCGGCACGGTCGAATTCCTGCAGGATGCCGACAGCGGCAAATTCTATTTCATCGAGGTCAATCCGCGCATCCAGGTCGAGCACACCGTCACCGAGCAGGTGACCGGCATCGATATCGTCAAGGCGCAGATCCACATCCTCGACGGCTTCGCCATCGGCACGCCGGAATCGGGCGTGCCGGCGCAAAGCGACATCAGGCTGAACGGCCATGCCTTGCAGTGCCGCATCACCACCGAGGATCCCGAGCACAACTTCATTCCGGATTATGGCCGCATCACCGCCTATCGCGGCGCCACCGGCTTCGGTATTCGCCTCGACGGCGGCACCGCCTATTCCGGCGCGGTCATCACCCGCTTCTACGATCCGCTGCTGGAGAAGGTGACGGCGTGGGCGCCGACGCCGGCCGAGACCATCGCGCGCATGAACCGCGCGTTGCGCGAGTTCCGCATCCGCGGCGTCGCCACCAACCTGACCTTTCTCGAAGCGATCATCAACCACCCGAGCTTCGCCGACAATTCCTACACGACGAGGTTCATCGACACGACGCCGGAGCTGTTCCAGCAGGTCAAGCGCCAGGACCGCGCCACCAAGCTCATCAACTATCTCGCCGACGTTTCGGTCAACGGCCATCCCGAAACGCGTGGCCGGCCGACACCAAAGGCCGATGCGGCCGCACCCGTCGTGCCCTACCTCAACGGCAATGTGCCCGGCGGCAGCAAGCAGAAGCTGGACGTGCTCGGCCCGGAGAAATTCGCCGCCTGGATGCGCGAGCAAAGGCAAGTCCTGGTCACCGACACGACGATGCGTGACGGCCACCAGTCGCTGCTGGCGACGCGCGTGCGCACGCATGACATTGCCGGCATTGCCGGCACCTATGCGCGTGCCTTGCCGCAGCTTCTGTCGCTCGAATGCTGGGGCGGCGCGACCTTCGATGTCGCCATGCGTTTCCTCACCGAGGACCCGTGGGAGCGGCTGTCGCTGGTGCGCGAGGCAGCGCCCAACCTGTTGCTGCAGATGCTTTTGCGCGGCGCCAACGGTGTCGGCTACACCAATTATCCCGACAATGTCGTGCAGCATTTCGTCAAGCAGGCGGCTGCCGGCGGCATCGACCTGTTCCGCGTCTTCGACTGCCTGAACTGGGTCGAGAACATGCGCGTTGCCATGGACGCGGTCGGCGCCGAGGGCAAGCTGTGTGAGGCGGCAATCTGCTATACAGGCGACATTCTCGATCCGGCGCGGGCCAAATACGATTTGAAATATTATGTCGGCCTGGCCGGCGAATTGCAGGCCGCCGGCGCCCACATCATCGCCGTCAAGGACATGGCCGGGCTCTTGAAGCCGGCTGCGGCGCGCGTGCTGTTCAAGGCGCTGCGCGAGGCGACCGACCTGCCGATCCATTTCCACACCCACGATACGTCAGGCCTGTCGGCGGCGACCGTGCTGGCGGCGGTGGAGAGCGGCGTCGATGCTATCGACGCCGCAATGGACGCCTTCTCCGGCAACACCTCGCAGCCTTGCCTGGGCTCGATCGTCGAGGCGCTGAAGGGCACCGAACGCGACCCCGGGCTCGACCCGCAATGGATCCGCAAGATCTCGTTCTACTGGGAGGCGGTGCGCAACCAGTACGCCGCTTTCGAAAGCGACCTCAAGGGGCCGGCCTCGGAAGTCTATCTGCACGAAATGCCGGGCGGTCAGTTCACCAACCTCAAGGAGCAGGCGCGCTCGCTCGGGTTGGAGACGCGCTGGCACGAGGTGGCGCAGACCTATCACGACGTCAATCTGATGTTCGGCGACATCGTCAAGGTGACGCCGTCATCCAAGGTCGTCGGCGACATGGCGCTGATGATGGTCAGCCAGGACCTGACCGTCGCCGATGTCGAGAATCCCAACAAGGATATTGCCTTCCCGGACTCGGTCGTGTCGATGCTGCGCGGCGATCTTGGCCAGTCGCCTGGCGGTTGGCCAGAAGCGCTGCAGAAGAAGGCGCTGAAGGGCGACAAGCCGATCACGGCGCGGCCCGGCTCGCTGCTGAAGCCCGCCGATCTCGCGGCCAGCCGCAAGGAGATCGAGGAGAAGCTGGATCGCAAGCTCAGTGAGTACGAATTCGCCTCGTGGCTGATGTATCCGAAGGTGTTTACCGACTTCGCCGGCGCGCAAGAGACTTACGGCCCGGTCAGCGTTCTGCCGACGCCGACCTATTTCTACGGCATGAAGTCCGAAGATGAGATCTTCGTCGACATCGAGAAGGGCAAGACACTGGTGGTGCGTTGCCTCGCCATCGGCGATGTCGACGACAAGGGCATGGTCACCGTGTTCTTCGAGCTCAACGGCCAGCCGCGGCGTGTCAAGGTGCCCGACCGGGCGCATGGCGCGTCCGCCGCCAAGGCGCGCCGCAAGGCCGAGCCCGGCAACGAGGCACATGTCGGCGCGCCGATGCCGGGTGTGGTCTCCGCCCTTTCGGTCGCTGCCGGCCAGGCGGTGAAGGCTGGCGACGTGCTGCTTTCCATCGAAGCAATGAAGATGGAAACGGCGCTGCATGCCGAACGCGACGGCACCGTCGCCGAGGTGCTGGTCAAGGCCGGCGACCAGATCGACGCGAAGGATCTGTTGATCGCCTTCGGTTAG
- a CDS encoding DUF4345 domain-containing protein translates to MNESTPGRTALQTVVAVLAATPVLIGPEGMLSGPAFLHVIAPWPVDLDSHFRFLSGFFLAIGIAWYSCIPRIEAKTERFRLLAACTFTGGLARLVSLFLAGVPSLGHIAGLCVELLAVPALVWWQGRVANKAAWSVPLTGA, encoded by the coding sequence ATGAACGAATCGACACCAGGCAGGACGGCACTGCAGACCGTTGTCGCGGTGCTGGCGGCAACGCCGGTTCTGATCGGCCCCGAAGGTATGCTGTCCGGGCCGGCGTTTCTTCACGTAATCGCTCCATGGCCGGTCGATCTCGACAGCCATTTCCGCTTCCTGTCCGGGTTTTTCCTGGCCATCGGCATTGCCTGGTACAGCTGCATTCCCCGTATCGAGGCAAAGACCGAGCGGTTCCGGCTGCTTGCCGCCTGCACGTTCACTGGCGGCCTGGCACGGCTTGTCTCGCTGTTTCTGGCCGGCGTGCCATCGCTGGGTCACATCGCCGGGCTCTGCGTCGAACTGCTTGCGGTGCCGGCGCTGGTCTGGTGGCAGGGGCGTGTCGCGAATAAAGCCGCCTGGAGTGTCCCTCTCACTGGCGCTTGA
- a CDS encoding vWA domain-containing protein, which produces MFIPFFLELKAARVPVSLREYLSLLEGLEAGLVDYDVEGFYYLARAALVKDERHIDRFDQVFAHVFKGIEALGGPDAVDVANIPEEWLRRLAEKHLTEEEKKLVEALGGFEKLMETLKQRLEEQKGRHQGGSKWIGTGGTSPFGAYGYNPEGVRIGQHESRNRRAVKVWDKREFRNFDDAVELGTRNIKIALKRLRRWVREGAEEEFDLPGTIHATAEHGYLDVQTRPERRNAVKLLMFFDVGGSMDDHIKSVEELFSAARAEFRQLEYFYFHNCLYEGVWKDNRRRHAEVIATVDLLHKYGPDYKVIVVGDASMSPYEIAHPGGSVEHWNPEAGAVWLGRLLQQWPNAVWLNPETEKNWGYTHSIAMIRDMFGGRMFPLTLAGLEGATRQLSRKH; this is translated from the coding sequence ATGTTCATCCCCTTCTTCCTCGAACTGAAAGCCGCGCGTGTTCCCGTTTCGCTGCGGGAATATTTGTCGCTGCTGGAGGGGCTGGAAGCCGGGCTGGTCGACTACGATGTCGAGGGTTTTTACTATCTCGCCCGCGCCGCTTTGGTGAAGGACGAGCGCCATATCGACCGCTTCGACCAGGTTTTCGCGCATGTCTTCAAGGGCATCGAGGCGCTGGGCGGACCGGATGCGGTTGACGTCGCCAACATTCCGGAAGAATGGCTGCGCCGCCTCGCCGAAAAGCACCTGACCGAGGAGGAGAAGAAACTGGTCGAGGCGCTGGGCGGTTTCGAGAAGCTGATGGAGACCTTGAAGCAGCGGCTCGAGGAGCAGAAGGGTCGCCACCAGGGCGGCTCGAAATGGATCGGCACCGGCGGGACCTCACCCTTCGGCGCCTATGGCTACAATCCCGAAGGCGTGCGCATTGGCCAGCACGAAAGCCGCAACCGCCGCGCGGTGAAAGTCTGGGACAAGCGCGAGTTCAGGAATTTCGATGATGCCGTCGAGCTTGGCACCCGCAACATCAAGATCGCGCTGAAGCGGCTGCGCCGTTGGGTCCGCGAGGGCGCGGAGGAAGAATTCGACCTGCCCGGCACCATCCACGCCACCGCCGAGCATGGCTACCTCGACGTGCAGACGCGACCTGAGCGGCGCAATGCCGTAAAACTGTTGATGTTCTTCGATGTCGGCGGCTCGATGGACGATCACATCAAGAGCGTCGAGGAACTGTTCTCGGCCGCGCGCGCCGAATTCCGCCAGCTCGAATATTTCTATTTCCACAACTGCCTCTACGAGGGCGTGTGGAAAGACAACCGACGCCGCCATGCCGAGGTGATTGCGACCGTCGACCTCCTCCACAAATACGGCCCGGACTACAAGGTGATCGTCGTCGGCGATGCCTCGATGAGCCCCTACGAGATCGCCCATCCCGGCGGCTCGGTCGAGCACTGGAATCCGGAGGCAGGCGCCGTCTGGCTCGGCCGCCTTCTGCAGCAATGGCCGAACGCGGTATGGCTGAACCCTGAAACAGAAAAGAACTGGGGCTACACCCATTCGATCGCCATGATCCGCGACATGTTCGGCGGTCGCATGTTCCCGCTGACGCTCGCCGGGCTCGAAGGCGCGACGAGGCAGCTTTCGAGGAAACATTGA
- a CDS encoding MFS transporter, with amino-acid sequence MPFQIERNTVALVGACLASLLFGLEISSVPVILPKLESVLAADFKDLQWIMNAYTIACTTVLMATGTLADRFGRKRVMVITTIAFGVASLLCGLAQSAPLLIVARFLQGLAGGAMFTCSVAVLSHQFQDGGARGKAFVAWSVVSGIGLGFGPAIGGLIVAFSSWQWVFLIHVPLAILALAFIIAGVTESRDHNAQKLDRAGILTLSLAVFGFSYLITQGADLGTGARIGVIVASVAAFIAFLVAERVNPYPMFDFSVFRIRQFSGAIMGAVGMNFSYWPFIIYLPIYYSGVLGYDSTTTGLLLLVYTLPFMVMPPIAERIRSRYQARIAIPLGLLTLGIGFITMWIGSGLEAASWLTMLPGTLIAGIGIGLTNSPTTNTTTGAVSPDRAGMASGIDISARLITLAINIAVLGLLLTQGIVSYLRSAFGTALSPGAVRALAERIATGNLHGLAQGTPELATLDPSGAIVHAALVNGFGWVMLYCGIGVLALSVIGFVIFGPKTVAPQERGFAAAE; translated from the coding sequence ATGCCGTTTCAGATTGAACGAAACACCGTTGCGCTTGTGGGGGCTTGCCTTGCCTCGCTGCTGTTTGGCCTCGAAATCTCCAGTGTCCCGGTGATCCTGCCGAAACTGGAGAGCGTGCTTGCCGCCGATTTCAAGGATCTGCAATGGATCATGAACGCCTACACCATTGCCTGCACCACGGTGCTGATGGCGACGGGAACACTGGCCGACCGTTTCGGCCGCAAACGCGTCATGGTGATCACCACCATCGCCTTCGGTGTGGCCTCGCTGCTGTGCGGCCTCGCGCAGAGCGCTCCCCTTCTGATCGTCGCGCGCTTTCTGCAAGGGCTGGCGGGGGGCGCGATGTTCACCTGCAGTGTGGCGGTGCTGTCCCACCAGTTCCAGGATGGTGGCGCCCGCGGCAAGGCCTTTGTCGCCTGGAGCGTCGTCTCCGGCATCGGGCTTGGGTTCGGTCCAGCCATTGGCGGATTGATCGTCGCGTTCTCGAGCTGGCAATGGGTGTTCCTCATCCATGTTCCACTGGCGATCCTGGCGCTTGCCTTCATCATCGCGGGTGTCACGGAATCACGCGATCACAACGCCCAGAAGCTCGATCGGGCCGGCATCCTGACGCTTTCGTTGGCGGTGTTCGGCTTCTCCTATCTGATCACACAAGGCGCTGACCTTGGGACCGGCGCCCGCATTGGCGTGATTGTGGCGTCGGTTGCGGCTTTCATCGCGTTCCTGGTCGCCGAGAGGGTCAATCCCTATCCGATGTTCGATTTCTCCGTCTTCCGCATCCGCCAGTTTTCGGGCGCGATCATGGGTGCGGTCGGCATGAATTTCAGTTACTGGCCATTCATCATCTATCTGCCGATCTATTATTCCGGCGTGCTCGGCTACGACAGCACCACGACCGGCCTGCTGCTGCTGGTCTACACGCTGCCCTTCATGGTGATGCCGCCGATCGCCGAACGCATTCGTTCGCGCTATCAGGCGCGGATTGCGATCCCGCTCGGCTTGCTCACTTTGGGGATCGGTTTTATCACCATGTGGATTGGGTCCGGGCTCGAGGCCGCCAGCTGGCTGACCATGCTGCCAGGCACGTTGATCGCCGGCATCGGTATCGGGCTCACCAATTCACCGACCACCAACACCACGACCGGTGCGGTGTCGCCGGATCGCGCCGGCATGGCGTCGGGCATCGATATCAGCGCGCGCCTGATCACGCTCGCCATCAACATCGCGGTGCTCGGCCTATTGCTGACGCAGGGGATTGTTTCTTATCTCCGCAGCGCATTCGGCACGGCTTTGAGCCCAGGCGCGGTGCGCGCGCTGGCGGAACGGATCGCCACCGGCAATCTCCACGGCCTTGCGCAAGGGACACCCGAGCTCGCTACCCTCGACCCGTCCGGCGCCATTGTGCACGCCGCCCTGGTCAATGGCTTCGGCTGGGTCATGCTCTATTGCGGGATCGGCGTCCTTGCCCTGTCGGTCATTGGCTTCGTCATCTTCGGACCGAAGACCGTCGCGCCGCAGGAGAGAGGGTTTGCCGCCGCCGAGTGA
- a CDS encoding DUF2312 domain-containing protein produces the protein MADDITDTSQTVAAGQLRALIERIERLEEEKKTIADDIKEVFAEAKGTGFDTKAIRTIIRLRKKDQAERQEEDAILDLYMAALGMV, from the coding sequence ATGGCCGACGATATCACCGATACCAGCCAGACTGTTGCCGCCGGCCAGCTGCGTGCCCTCATCGAGCGCATTGAGCGGCTCGAAGAAGAAAAGAAGACGATCGCCGACGACATCAAGGAAGTGTTCGCCGAGGCCAAGGGCACCGGCTTCGACACCAAGGCGATCCGCACCATCATCCGTCTGCGCAAGAAGGACCAGGCCGAGCGCCAGGAAGAGGACGCCATCCTCGATCTGTATATGGCCGCGCTCGGCATGGTGTGA
- a CDS encoding 5-formyltetrahydrofolate cyclo-ligase: MTSSKDLKKQLRLEALGRRDALDEFWRVEAALEMAETARDHLAIEPGQVVSGFWPMRSEVDVRPLMFALREKGARLCLPAILDKTTIVFRELVRGAPMVDMGFGTVGPHAEAEVLDPEVMLVPLAAFDARGHRIGYGAGYYDRAIARLVDKGHAPRLIGIAFDCQEVPQVPDEPHDVVIPEILTESGLRRFAPKL, encoded by the coding sequence ATGACATCCTCAAAAGACCTGAAAAAGCAGCTGCGGCTCGAGGCCCTTGGGCGCCGGGATGCGCTCGATGAATTCTGGCGGGTGGAGGCAGCGCTCGAAATGGCCGAGACGGCGCGCGATCATCTCGCTATCGAGCCCGGCCAGGTCGTGTCCGGCTTCTGGCCGATGCGTTCGGAAGTCGACGTCAGGCCATTGATGTTTGCCTTGCGTGAAAAGGGGGCGAGGCTCTGCCTGCCCGCCATTCTCGACAAGACCACGATCGTCTTTCGCGAGCTGGTGCGCGGCGCGCCGATGGTGGACATGGGTTTTGGCACAGTAGGACCGCATGCCGAGGCGGAGGTGCTAGATCCAGAGGTGATGCTGGTGCCGCTCGCTGCCTTCGATGCGCGCGGCCACCGCATCGGCTATGGCGCCGGCTATTACGACCGCGCCATCGCCAGGCTTGTCGACAAGGGACATGCCCCCCGGCTGATCGGCATCGCCTTCGACTGCCAGGAAGTTCCGCAGGTTCCGGACGAGCCCCACGACGTCGTCATTCCGGAAATACTCACCGAGAGCGGGTTGCGCCGCTTCGCGCCAAAATTGTAG